A DNA window from Pseudomonas sp. B21-056 contains the following coding sequences:
- a CDS encoding HU family DNA-binding protein, with protein MRKPELAAAIAEKADLTKEQANRVLNAVLEEITGALHRKDSVTLVGFGTFLQRHRGARTGKNPQTGEPVKIKASNTVAFKPGKMLKDSVNP; from the coding sequence ATGCGTAAACCAGAACTCGCTGCCGCCATCGCGGAAAAAGCAGACCTCACCAAAGAACAAGCCAACCGCGTCCTCAACGCCGTCCTCGAAGAAATCACCGGCGCCCTGCACCGCAAGGACAGCGTCACCCTGGTTGGCTTCGGCACCTTCCTGCAACGCCACCGCGGCGCCCGCACCGGCAAGAACCCGCAAACCGGTGAGCCGGTGAAAATCAAGGCCAGCAACACGGTTGCTTTCAAGCCAGGCAAGATGCTGAAGGACAGTGTTAACCCATAA
- a CDS encoding RHS repeat-associated core domain-containing protein, with product MSDPLWAARLGDALEHTSMMADILGGVLEVAANIAITALATAAVVAATGITVATGGLGCFLLGAVVGAVVGIAMSKTGADKGLSNICEGIGNALFPPTVQANILTGSTDTLTNNIPAARAAGAIESHVAPAGTELEAPEPSYLDMAESFFPQMWRPTVATPAPGAVPKPLDLIICMKHPPMPPQFLAEGSDKVTINGQPAVRSTDRSTCEGKVVSSGLISPDVTIGGGSVVVREIRSGKTPGVGLAVTALLMLKGSKGKFFSKLPCMLAGAAASMAVSSAMNAAANATMGSSNPVHAATGAKVLGGDEDMDFVLPGILPIDWQRFYNSRDERGDGLFGLGWSVAYEVCVEIRPHPEGGETLVYTDEQGRPIDMGPIPLGGAVFSAGEGLAVRRHPNGQLLIESADGLYRLFEPTPGHTSLLRLDQLGDRNDNRIHLDYDAVGRLAGLRDSFDLMRVELIHEQERVIRIERLYPDQQREVLVSYGYDAAGNLAEVLDASGQVQRRFAYDAGRRMVEHQLSTGLRCFYDWALIEGQEWRVVRHWTDEGDTYQFDYDLKIGVTRITDSLQRINTRHWNTQHQITQCTDNLGHTWTFEWNDERQMLGATDPQGGQYAYSYDEAGNLIGETDPLGRSDSTLWLEHWALPQIETDTAGHTWRYRYDQRGNCTAETNPLGHVTRYRYDNHGQVVEIIDATGKSKQLRWNPFGQLVEHIDCSGYPTRFTYDQRGYLQAITDALGERTQFSYDAQGRLLGSQLPDGRTEQYQRDASGQLTGYINPAGHTTLYQHNRRGQVRQRTDAHGRQVQFAYDSYGRLQALTNENDESYRFAWDAGDRLAEQRNLDGSARRYTYDALDHVRQVETIAAPRQDRQPSENTIVHTLERDAIGRLTTRTTADGQSHYRYSPLNQLVEAVTVDNDGTEQRLAFAYDALGYLIEEQSSAGSLKHHYDELGNLIQSQLPDGRWLNRLYYGSGHLHQINLDGQVISDFERDRLHREVLRTQGQISTRSEYDRSGRLRSRQRRLNSQPALMPAVGQMHFEFDPGDQLIGRLERLPQGQQHQLLHYDATGRIVASQGNRQGQNETFAFDAAANLLDGPAGSAGRVVHNQLLTYQDKRYRYDGFGRMIEKRSRRHGLQRFSYDTDHRLVEVRTQRGTGENVVRMRYDPLGRRIDKAEHDSLGRLVTRTRFDWDGLQLLKEHKNNQTSLYLYADNGHEPLARVDGSDENQKIRYYHNDPNGLPQALTESDGHPVWQAHYQVWGNTLDEVREPYYIEEQNLRFQGQYLDRETGLHFNTFRFYDPDVGRFITPDPIGLSGGINFYQYSPNPFNWIDPLGLRCSHFAKNPKQAHAAIKSKWGHTMSKQEMKELQSTINRIKLRQPHYSNDGTPFSNSHTIGNPSSQRLNTGSGPYQEWTVKTPGVGNNGARRIVVDKKTGQAYYTHDHYDSFIELNLGGWK from the coding sequence ATGTCTGACCCACTCTGGGCCGCGCGCCTGGGCGATGCGCTGGAGCACACCTCGATGATGGCCGACATTCTCGGCGGCGTGCTCGAGGTGGCGGCCAACATTGCGATCACTGCCTTGGCGACGGCAGCCGTGGTGGCGGCCACCGGCATTACCGTCGCCACCGGCGGCCTCGGCTGTTTCCTGCTGGGCGCCGTGGTCGGTGCGGTTGTCGGCATCGCCATGAGCAAGACCGGGGCCGACAAGGGCCTGAGCAATATCTGCGAGGGCATCGGCAACGCGCTCTTTCCGCCCACGGTGCAGGCCAACATCCTCACCGGCTCCACCGACACCCTGACCAACAACATTCCCGCCGCCCGCGCCGCCGGGGCCATCGAGTCCCATGTCGCACCGGCCGGCACCGAGCTGGAAGCGCCCGAGCCCAGCTACCTGGACATGGCCGAGAGCTTCTTCCCGCAGATGTGGCGGCCCACCGTTGCCACGCCCGCGCCCGGTGCGGTGCCCAAACCGTTGGACCTGATCATCTGCATGAAGCATCCGCCGATGCCGCCGCAGTTTCTGGCCGAAGGTTCGGACAAGGTCACCATCAACGGCCAGCCCGCCGTGCGCAGCACCGACCGCAGTACCTGCGAGGGGAAAGTGGTGTCGTCCGGGTTGATTTCCCCTGACGTGACCATTGGCGGCGGTTCGGTGGTGGTGCGCGAGATCCGCAGCGGCAAGACGCCGGGCGTGGGCCTGGCGGTGACCGCGTTATTGATGCTCAAGGGCAGCAAGGGCAAGTTCTTCAGCAAACTGCCCTGCATGCTGGCCGGGGCAGCGGCGTCGATGGCAGTCAGCAGTGCCATGAACGCGGCGGCCAATGCGACCATGGGTTCGTCGAACCCGGTGCATGCGGCCACCGGGGCCAAGGTGCTGGGTGGCGATGAGGACATGGACTTCGTCTTGCCGGGGATCCTGCCCATCGACTGGCAGCGGTTCTACAACAGCCGCGACGAGCGCGGCGATGGGTTGTTTGGCCTCGGCTGGAGCGTGGCCTACGAAGTGTGCGTCGAGATCCGACCTCATCCTGAAGGCGGTGAGACCCTGGTCTACACCGACGAACAGGGCCGCCCCATCGACATGGGACCGATCCCCTTGGGCGGCGCGGTGTTCAGCGCCGGCGAAGGCCTCGCCGTGCGTCGGCACCCCAACGGCCAGCTACTGATCGAAAGCGCGGACGGGTTGTACCGTTTGTTCGAACCGACGCCGGGTCACACCTCGCTGCTGCGCCTGGACCAGCTCGGTGATCGCAACGACAACCGCATCCACCTCGACTACGACGCCGTCGGGCGCCTCGCGGGGTTGCGCGACAGCTTCGACCTGATGCGAGTCGAACTGATCCACGAACAGGAACGCGTGATCCGGATAGAGCGCCTGTATCCCGACCAGCAACGCGAAGTGCTGGTCAGCTACGGCTACGACGCGGCGGGTAATCTCGCCGAGGTGCTCGACGCCAGCGGCCAGGTTCAACGACGTTTCGCCTACGATGCCGGGCGGCGCATGGTGGAACACCAGTTGTCGACCGGCCTGCGCTGCTTCTACGACTGGGCGTTGATTGAAGGCCAGGAATGGCGTGTGGTCCGTCACTGGACCGACGAGGGCGACACCTACCAGTTCGACTATGACCTCAAGATCGGTGTAACTCGCATCACCGACAGCTTGCAGCGCATCAACACCCGCCACTGGAACACTCAGCACCAGATCACCCAATGCACCGACAATCTCGGCCATACCTGGACGTTCGAGTGGAACGACGAGCGCCAGATGCTCGGCGCCACCGATCCCCAGGGCGGCCAGTACGCCTACAGCTACGACGAGGCCGGCAACCTGATCGGCGAAACCGACCCGTTGGGCCGCAGTGACTCTACCCTCTGGCTGGAGCATTGGGCACTGCCGCAGATAGAAACGGATACGGCCGGCCACACCTGGCGCTACCGCTACGATCAACGCGGCAACTGCACCGCCGAGACCAATCCGCTGGGCCATGTCACCCGCTACCGCTACGACAATCATGGCCAGGTCGTGGAAATCATCGACGCCACCGGCAAAAGCAAACAGCTGCGCTGGAACCCGTTCGGCCAGTTGGTCGAGCATATCGATTGCTCGGGGTATCCAACGCGGTTCACCTACGACCAGCGCGGCTATCTGCAAGCCATCACCGATGCCCTCGGCGAACGCACCCAGTTCAGCTACGACGCCCAGGGTCGGTTGCTCGGCAGCCAGTTGCCGGACGGTCGCACCGAGCAGTACCAGCGTGATGCCAGCGGCCAGTTGACCGGCTACATCAACCCCGCCGGGCACACCACGCTCTATCAGCACAACCGTCGCGGCCAGGTTCGCCAGCGCACCGACGCGCATGGCCGGCAGGTGCAGTTTGCGTACGACAGCTATGGCCGCCTGCAAGCGCTGACCAATGAGAACGACGAGAGCTATCGGTTTGCCTGGGATGCCGGGGATCGGTTGGCTGAGCAACGCAACCTCGATGGCAGCGCCAGACGCTACACGTACGACGCCCTCGACCACGTAAGACAGGTCGAGACCATTGCCGCACCGCGACAGGATCGCCAGCCCAGCGAGAACACCATCGTCCACACCCTGGAGCGCGATGCGATTGGCCGGCTGACCACCAGGACCACCGCTGATGGACAGTCCCACTACCGCTATAGCCCGCTGAATCAATTGGTGGAGGCCGTCACTGTCGATAACGACGGCACCGAACAACGACTGGCTTTTGCCTACGACGCCCTGGGTTACCTGATTGAAGAGCAGAGTTCGGCAGGTTCCCTGAAGCACCACTATGACGAGTTGGGCAACCTGATCCAGAGCCAATTGCCCGATGGTCGCTGGCTCAACCGGCTGTACTACGGCAGTGGTCACCTGCACCAGATCAACCTCGACGGCCAGGTCATCAGCGACTTCGAACGTGATCGCCTGCACCGCGAAGTACTGCGCACCCAGGGCCAGATCAGCACCCGCAGCGAATACGACCGCAGCGGTCGCCTGCGCAGTCGCCAGCGTCGGCTCAACAGCCAGCCCGCGTTGATGCCGGCCGTCGGGCAGATGCATTTTGAGTTCGACCCGGGTGATCAACTGATAGGGCGTCTCGAACGTCTGCCGCAAGGCCAGCAACACCAGTTGCTGCACTACGATGCGACAGGCCGCATCGTTGCGAGCCAGGGCAATCGCCAAGGGCAGAATGAAACGTTTGCCTTCGATGCCGCGGCCAACCTCCTCGACGGCCCCGCAGGCTCCGCCGGACGGGTTGTGCATAACCAACTGCTGACGTATCAGGACAAACGTTACCGCTACGACGGCTTCGGCCGAATGATTGAAAAACGCAGCAGGCGCCATGGGCTGCAGCGTTTCAGCTACGACACCGACCATCGTCTGGTTGAAGTGCGGACACAGCGAGGTACCGGGGAAAACGTGGTCCGGATGCGCTATGACCCGCTAGGTCGGCGAATTGATAAAGCCGAACACGACAGCTTGGGGCGTCTCGTCACCCGCACCCGTTTTGATTGGGATGGCCTGCAACTGCTCAAGGAACATAAGAATAATCAGACCAGCCTGTATCTCTATGCCGACAACGGTCATGAGCCCTTGGCCAGGGTCGACGGCAGCGATGAAAACCAGAAAATCCGTTATTACCACAACGACCCCAATGGGCTGCCGCAGGCACTGACCGAAAGCGACGGCCATCCGGTCTGGCAGGCCCATTACCAGGTGTGGGGCAACACCCTCGATGAGGTGCGGGAGCCGTACTACATCGAAGAGCAGAACCTGCGGTTCCAGGGGCAGTACCTGGATCGGGAGACGGGGCTGCATTTCAATACGTTCAGGTTCTATGATCCTGATGTGGGGCGCTTCATAACGCCGGACCCGATTGGATTGTCGGGAGGAATCAATTTTTATCAATACAGCCCCAACCCGTTCAACTGGATAGATCCACTGGGCTTGAGATGTTCTCACTTCGCTAAAAATCCCAAGCAAGCTCATGCTGCAATCAAAAGCAAGTGGGGACACACCATGTCGAAGCAGGAAATGAAAGAACTTCAGAGCACTATCAATAGAATAAAACTAAGACAACCCCATTACTCCAATGATGGAACACCGTTTAGTAACAGTCACACCATTGGCAATCCCAGCAGTCAACGATTGAATACCGGAAGCGGCCCCTATCAGGAATGGACGGTCAAGACGCCTGGTGTTGGAAATAACGGTGCACGACGCATTGTCGTCGACAAGAAAACGGGCCAAGCTTATTACACGCACGACCACTACGACTCTTTCATAGAGTTAAACTTGGGGGGATGGAAATAA
- a CDS encoding DcrB-related protein, translating into MPLYRLQEADLDIPDSWQDQSINIFKLPAVGTAREASFVISRDPGRGDTPFSDYVAAQLASAEQQLPGFNLIKRWDFALHGHAAVLLDYSWQREGRELMLRQVFIDRQPVGLITTLTTTPNDLVHHEPAWKMAMHSLKLRPQTA; encoded by the coding sequence ATGCCGCTCTATCGCCTCCAAGAAGCCGATCTCGACATTCCCGACAGTTGGCAGGACCAGAGCATCAACATCTTCAAGTTACCCGCGGTGGGAACGGCCCGGGAAGCCAGTTTCGTCATCAGTCGCGACCCGGGTCGGGGCGATACGCCGTTCAGCGACTACGTTGCCGCGCAACTGGCGAGCGCCGAGCAGCAGTTGCCCGGATTCAACCTGATCAAGCGCTGGGATTTCGCGCTCCATGGTCACGCCGCGGTGTTGCTCGACTACAGCTGGCAGCGCGAAGGGCGGGAGCTGATGCTGCGCCAGGTGTTCATCGACCGCCAGCCCGTGGGGTTGATCACGACGCTGACGACCACTCCGAACGATCTCGTGCACCACGAGCCGGCGTGGAAGATGGCCATGCACTCCCTCAAGCTGCGCCCACAGACCGCCTGA
- a CDS encoding barstar family protein — protein sequence MKIKTTIELNFSEIKDVEHLYETLAEKFGFPEGYGKNVDAMIDCLFGLRYPKEGMTKISIDLTEAIIIQAKNITSTQQNLRDTLIFIVEFVNFKCKFKETPPSILLLLER from the coding sequence ATGAAGATAAAAACAACGATCGAGCTGAACTTCTCCGAGATAAAGGACGTTGAGCATCTCTACGAGACCCTTGCCGAAAAATTTGGTTTTCCTGAAGGTTATGGCAAGAATGTCGATGCCATGATTGACTGCCTGTTTGGCTTGAGATACCCGAAAGAAGGAATGACCAAAATAAGCATAGACCTTACCGAAGCAATCATTATCCAGGCAAAAAATATAACTTCCACACAACAGAATCTACGAGACACTCTTATCTTCATTGTTGAGTTTGTGAATTTCAAATGCAAATTCAAAGAAACACCACCTTCCATCCTTTTGCTTCTTGAGCGCTAG